A single Agromyces sp. CF514 DNA region contains:
- a CDS encoding PPOX class F420-dependent oxidoreductase: MPHSATPAALEGFLELGDSPYIRLTTFRRTGAAVHTPVWVVRDGERLLVTTVAASGKVKRIAHTGRVQLVASDVRGELEDDAVVFEAEALIDDAVDVRTVLDDALTAKYGDRYREIRTAREARDPESRSTALVLSFAD; encoded by the coding sequence ATGCCGCATTCCGCAACGCCTGCCGCGCTCGAGGGGTTCCTCGAGCTCGGCGACTCGCCCTACATCCGTCTCACGACCTTCCGCCGGACCGGGGCGGCCGTGCACACGCCCGTCTGGGTCGTGCGCGACGGCGAACGCCTGCTCGTCACGACCGTCGCGGCATCGGGCAAGGTCAAGCGCATCGCGCACACCGGGCGAGTGCAGCTCGTGGCATCCGATGTCCGCGGCGAGCTCGAGGACGATGCGGTCGTCTTCGAGGCCGAGGCGCTGATCGACGACGCCGTCGACGTGCGCACGGTGCTCGACGACGCGCTCACCGCGAAGTACGGCGACCGCTACCGCGAGATCCGCACGGCGCGCGAGGCACGCGACCCCGAGTCGCGCTCGACCGCGCTCGTGCTCTCGTTCGCCGACTGA
- a CDS encoding DNA-formamidopyrimidine glycosylase family protein, with protein MPESPEVQVLAEELDARLAGRTLAGVDVIEFRITKTRGRPPESLVGSTVRAVVRHGKLLDLSFGEAGHLVISLGRHGWARWAGEADAAASVVDPDSAASTHESEPPPPTLATLEFDAGAALELTDAGAWVSLGCWVVDDPNEVPAIAKLGPDPAAPEFARAEFDAAVVGRRKQVKAVLQEQESLAGIGNAYSDEILHRAKLSPIGHASGLGTDDLDRLFDATVGVIGAAIAERRGVPIAGLKAAKVAAMRAHGRAGEACPVCGDTIADFSFASTTAQYCPTCQTGGEHLPLKP; from the coding sequence ATGCCTGAGTCACCGGAGGTGCAGGTCCTCGCCGAAGAACTCGACGCCCGCTTGGCCGGGCGCACCCTCGCCGGGGTCGACGTCATCGAGTTCCGCATCACGAAGACGCGCGGCAGGCCGCCCGAGTCGCTCGTCGGCTCGACGGTGCGGGCCGTCGTGCGCCACGGCAAGCTGCTCGACCTGTCGTTCGGCGAAGCCGGGCACCTCGTCATCTCGCTCGGTCGCCACGGGTGGGCGAGATGGGCGGGTGAGGCGGATGCCGCGGCATCCGTCGTCGACCCGGACTCCGCTGCCTCGACACACGAGTCCGAGCCGCCGCCCCCCACGCTCGCCACGCTCGAGTTCGACGCCGGCGCGGCGCTCGAGCTCACCGACGCCGGAGCCTGGGTCTCGCTCGGATGCTGGGTCGTCGACGATCCGAACGAGGTGCCGGCGATCGCCAAGCTCGGGCCGGATCCGGCCGCGCCGGAGTTCGCACGCGCCGAGTTCGATGCGGCGGTCGTCGGCCGGCGCAAGCAGGTGAAGGCCGTGCTGCAGGAGCAGGAGTCGCTGGCCGGCATCGGCAACGCCTACTCCGACGAGATCCTGCATCGGGCGAAGCTCTCACCCATCGGGCATGCATCGGGGCTCGGCACCGACGACCTCGACCGCCTGTTCGACGCCACGGTCGGGGTGATCGGTGCAGCGATCGCCGAGCGGCGGGGGGTGCCGATCGCCGGACTGAAGGCTGCGAAGGTCGCCGCCATGCGCGCGCACGGCCGCGCAGGCGAGGCGTGTCCGGTGTGCGGCGACACGATCGCCGACTTCTCGTTCGCGAGCACGACCGCGCAGTACTGCCCGACCTGTCAGACGGGCGGCGAGCACCTGCCGCTCAAGCCATGA
- a CDS encoding DUF4180 domain-containing protein, protein MPNEQRNDIRVFALPAEGEPIATEDDAIDLIGSVWSHEAKTAAVPVERLDPSFFDLSTGLAGAFTQKLVNYRVRLVIVGDIAEHTEASRALSDYVRESNRGDHVWFVRDDAELAKRLAALG, encoded by the coding sequence ATGCCGAACGAGCAGCGCAACGACATCCGCGTCTTCGCCCTTCCTGCCGAAGGCGAGCCGATCGCGACCGAAGACGACGCGATCGATCTCATCGGCAGCGTCTGGTCGCACGAGGCGAAGACCGCGGCCGTGCCCGTCGAACGCCTCGACCCCTCGTTCTTCGATCTGAGCACCGGTCTCGCCGGCGCGTTCACCCAGAAGCTCGTGAACTACCGCGTGCGGCTCGTGATCGTCGGCGACATCGCCGAGCACACCGAGGCGAGCCGTGCGCTGAGCGACTACGTGCGGGAGTCGAACCGCGGCGACCACGTGTGGTTCGTTCGCGACGACGCCGAGCTCGCGAAGCGGCTCGCCGCGCTCGGCTGA
- a CDS encoding Fpg/Nei family DNA glycosylase, translating into MPELPEVDALAAFLRERAVGHAVTSAVVTAFSALKTFDPPLSALTGGTITGVARHGKFVDLTVGPASDAAGAAGAAGAAGASGGDDAEPVHLVFHLARAGWLRWFEEVPKTILKPGKGPIALRVKLDDGSGFDLTEAGTKKSLAVYVVRDPADVPGIARLGPDPTAPGFTLDDFRAVLDGRRTQIKGVLRDQSVFAGIGNAYSDEILHAARMSPYALAAKLSPEQVETLFAALRDTLAEAVAVASGRPPADLKDAKRRGMQVHGRTGQACPVCGDTVREVRFADSTFQYCPTCQTGGKPLADRVLSRLLK; encoded by the coding sequence GTGCCCGAGCTCCCCGAGGTCGATGCGCTCGCCGCGTTCCTCCGCGAGCGAGCGGTCGGGCACGCGGTCACCTCTGCCGTCGTCACGGCGTTCTCGGCGCTGAAGACCTTCGATCCGCCGCTCTCCGCGCTCACGGGCGGCACGATCACGGGGGTCGCACGCCACGGCAAGTTCGTCGACCTGACCGTCGGCCCTGCTTCCGACGCGGCCGGGGCGGCCGGGGCGGCCGGGGCTGCCGGGGCTTCCGGCGGCGATGACGCCGAGCCGGTGCACCTCGTCTTCCATCTCGCCAGGGCAGGCTGGCTCCGCTGGTTCGAAGAGGTGCCGAAGACGATCCTGAAGCCGGGCAAGGGCCCGATCGCACTGCGCGTGAAGCTCGACGACGGCTCGGGCTTCGACCTCACCGAGGCCGGCACCAAGAAGTCGCTCGCCGTCTACGTCGTGCGCGACCCGGCCGACGTGCCGGGCATCGCGAGGCTCGGACCCGACCCGACCGCGCCCGGGTTCACGCTCGACGACTTCCGTGCGGTGCTCGACGGGCGGCGCACCCAGATCAAGGGCGTGCTGCGCGACCAGTCGGTGTTCGCGGGCATCGGAAACGCGTACTCCGACGAGATCCTGCACGCGGCGCGCATGTCGCCGTACGCGCTCGCGGCGAAGCTCTCGCCCGAACAGGTCGAGACGCTCTTCGCGGCGCTGCGCGACACGCTCGCCGAGGCCGTCGCCGTGGCATCCGGTCGACCGCCCGCCGATCTCAAAGACGCGAAGCGCCGGGGCATGCAGGTGCATGGCCGCACCGGTCAGGCCTGCCCGGTGTGCGGCGACACCGTGCGTGAGGTGCGCTTCGCCGACTCGACGTTCCAGTACTGCCCGACCTGCCAGACGGGCGGCAAGCCGCTCGCCGACCGCGTGCTGTCGCGTCTGCTGAAGTAG
- a CDS encoding GNAT family N-acetyltransferase — protein MTDELHTDRLLLTPLTLDHVDDYFRVYGDPRTWEHLPGGVHTSRGDSARAIERSMASLREFGFGHCAVVLREPVGGLAPGSFIGSAGASMLPFGAWNLGYRFAPEAWGHGLAGEAARVSLEAARSTQPEAPVTARVLANNPASVRVLERLELDLVWSGTSSTAPASADDTTHLERLVFADRSLADETLQAVIALG, from the coding sequence ATGACCGACGAACTGCACACCGACCGCCTGCTGCTCACCCCGCTCACCCTCGACCACGTCGACGACTACTTCCGGGTCTACGGAGACCCGCGCACGTGGGAGCACCTGCCGGGCGGCGTGCACACGAGCCGCGGCGATTCGGCCCGCGCGATCGAACGATCCATGGCGAGTCTTCGCGAGTTCGGCTTCGGACACTGCGCCGTGGTGCTGCGCGAACCGGTCGGCGGGCTCGCGCCCGGGTCGTTCATCGGGTCTGCGGGGGCATCGATGCTGCCGTTCGGCGCCTGGAATCTCGGGTACCGGTTCGCGCCAGAAGCCTGGGGTCATGGGCTTGCGGGCGAAGCGGCGCGTGTCTCGCTCGAGGCTGCGCGATCGACGCAGCCCGAGGCGCCCGTCACCGCGCGCGTGCTCGCGAACAACCCCGCCTCGGTCCGCGTGCTCGAGCGTCTCGAGCTCGATCTCGTCTGGAGCGGCACCTCGAGCACCGCGCCCGCCTCCGCCGACGACACGACGCACCTCGAGCGCCTGGTCTTCGCCGACCGCTCGCTCGCCGACGAGACCCTGCAGGCCGTCATCGCACTCGGCTGA
- a CDS encoding aminoglycoside phosphotransferase family protein, whose protein sequence is MGDGRSREVELELCLPTGEMLGTTASFTAAEPWTQFVHPVVAAAREQLGLDVTVLRVRDVETLPIWASASASASEPASTSTSAPASASAPVRVRYLAEVAARPDPSLSLLPVDAEAAAATRPDPLRMPWATPGGPATTLSWADSRLAELCVSRVAPAVQVRSWNLSSLWLLTTDAGTVWLKQVPPFFAHEGAVIERMSRHAVPRVLARRDDAVLLAEIPGEDLYEASRAQLATMIDLLVAMQRDCIDDVDDLLALGLPDWRLPALAELGSHALGVWADRLPHELRTTVESLIAGFDDRARRLDACGLPDTLVHGDFHSGNVRGIGLDLTVLDWGDSGVGHPLLDVAAFTQRLPSADAAFARAHWMRRWADTGADAAEALRLLDPVAALRQAIIYQGFLERIEADERVYHRDDPVPWFTQAARLAGDERAAG, encoded by the coding sequence ATGGGTGATGGGCGCTCGCGCGAGGTCGAGCTCGAGCTGTGCCTGCCCACCGGCGAGATGCTGGGCACGACCGCGTCGTTCACCGCTGCCGAGCCGTGGACGCAGTTCGTGCACCCGGTCGTCGCGGCCGCCCGCGAGCAGCTCGGGCTCGACGTGACGGTGCTGCGCGTGCGCGACGTCGAGACGCTGCCGATCTGGGCGTCGGCATCGGCGTCGGCGTCGGAGCCGGCCTCGACCTCCACGTCGGCCCCGGCCTCGGCGTCGGCGCCCGTTCGCGTGCGATACCTCGCGGAGGTCGCCGCACGCCCCGACCCGTCACTCTCGCTCCTGCCGGTCGACGCCGAGGCGGCTGCGGCGACCCGTCCCGATCCGCTGCGCATGCCGTGGGCGACGCCCGGCGGACCGGCGACGACCCTGAGCTGGGCCGATTCCCGCCTCGCCGAACTCTGCGTCTCCCGCGTGGCACCCGCCGTGCAGGTGCGCTCGTGGAACCTCTCGAGCCTGTGGCTGCTGACCACTGATGCGGGCACGGTCTGGCTCAAGCAGGTGCCGCCGTTCTTCGCGCACGAGGGCGCCGTCATCGAGCGGATGTCACGGCACGCCGTGCCGCGCGTGCTCGCCAGGCGCGACGACGCGGTGCTGCTCGCCGAGATCCCGGGCGAGGACCTGTACGAGGCGTCCCGGGCGCAGCTGGCGACGATGATCGACCTGCTCGTCGCGATGCAACGCGACTGCATCGACGACGTCGACGACCTGCTCGCCCTGGGGTTGCCCGACTGGCGGCTGCCGGCGCTCGCCGAGCTCGGTTCGCACGCCCTCGGAGTCTGGGCCGATCGCCTCCCGCACGAGCTGCGCACGACCGTGGAGTCGCTGATCGCGGGCTTCGACGACCGCGCTCGGCGACTCGACGCGTGCGGCCTGCCCGACACCCTCGTGCACGGCGACTTCCATTCGGGCAACGTCCGGGGCATCGGACTCGACCTGACCGTGCTCGACTGGGGAGACTCGGGCGTGGGGCACCCGCTGCTCGACGTCGCGGCCTTCACGCAGCGCCTGCCGTCAGCCGACGCGGCCTTCGCCCGTGCGCACTGGATGCGCCGCTGGGCCGACACCGGAGCCGACGCGGCCGAAGCGCTGAGACTGCTCGATCCGGTCGCCGCGTTGCGGCAGGCGATCATCTACCAGGGCTTCCTCGAGCGGATCGAGGCCGACGAACGCGTCTACCATCGCGACGACCCCGTGCCGTGGTTCACGCAGGCGGCCCGGCTCGCGGGCGATGAGCGGGCGGCCGGCTGA
- a CDS encoding anthranilate synthase family protein, which yields MNAPHTVGANAADQPADRPVDRPTALLASLLAAGADAPPFAVIRREHEPTLDVLVGEVIDVDLLADIPLDGAEVLALVPFRQVRERGFEAHDDGAPIRCLVVRERVELPVADAIDALPRHPIAVDLDVDVSDEAYADIVRRVIDEEIGRGEGANFVIRREFVGGVDVAPAIAVLGWLRALLEHERGAFWTFAVHTPGLAAVGATPERHVSSIDGLVSMNPISGTFRHDVLTEADAAAVSLEDRLTAFLHDVKEREELVMVVDEELKMMSAVCPEGGRIRGPFLKRMSRLTHTEYLLEGHSDLDPREVLRRTMFAPTVTGSPMGNACSVIARHEPTARGYYAGVFARFTPTARGYDVDAPILIRTAYLRDGRVSVPVGATLVRHSDPVGEVAETRAKAAGMLTALGAIPRAELTTRPSPAETGPSGPASSAGPAVTGDAEPHADLLAARNDHLAAFWRAPQQAHASRGVSALVIDANDDFTTMLAHQLRHLGLDVRLVPWHEAPDAASDDLVVFGPGPGDPRDAGDPRIARMRELIAARLETGRPLLAVCLSHQVLADLAGLPLAPLATPRQGVQIPVDVFGERAAIGFYNTFSALAPDGSTTPELDLEVAADAATNVVHALRGPGVASVQGHLESVTSPDGLALLERLVDGVLTRAALVP from the coding sequence ATGAACGCACCGCACACGGTCGGCGCGAACGCCGCAGACCAGCCCGCCGACCGGCCCGTCGATCGGCCCACCGCACTGCTCGCCTCGCTGCTCGCGGCCGGCGCGGACGCACCTCCGTTCGCGGTGATCCGCCGCGAGCACGAGCCCACGCTCGACGTGCTCGTGGGCGAGGTGATCGACGTCGACCTGCTCGCCGACATCCCGCTCGACGGCGCGGAGGTGCTGGCGCTCGTGCCGTTCCGCCAGGTGCGCGAGCGCGGGTTCGAGGCGCACGACGACGGCGCGCCGATCCGGTGCCTCGTGGTGCGCGAGCGGGTCGAGCTGCCGGTGGCCGATGCGATCGATGCGCTGCCGCGGCATCCGATCGCCGTCGACCTCGACGTGGACGTGAGCGACGAGGCCTACGCCGACATCGTGCGCCGCGTGATCGACGAGGAGATCGGTCGCGGTGAGGGAGCGAACTTCGTGATCAGGCGCGAGTTCGTCGGTGGGGTCGACGTGGCTCCCGCGATCGCGGTGCTGGGTTGGCTGCGGGCCCTGCTCGAGCACGAGCGTGGTGCGTTCTGGACCTTCGCGGTGCACACGCCCGGGCTCGCGGCGGTCGGCGCGACGCCCGAGAGGCACGTCTCGTCGATCGACGGGCTCGTGTCGATGAACCCGATCAGCGGCACGTTCCGGCACGACGTGCTGACCGAGGCGGATGCCGCGGCCGTCTCGCTCGAGGACCGTCTGACCGCGTTCCTGCACGACGTCAAGGAGCGCGAGGAGCTCGTCATGGTCGTCGACGAGGAGCTCAAGATGATGAGCGCGGTGTGCCCGGAGGGCGGCCGCATCCGGGGGCCGTTCCTGAAGCGGATGTCGCGGCTCACCCACACCGAGTACCTGCTCGAGGGGCACTCCGACCTCGACCCCCGCGAGGTGCTGCGTCGCACGATGTTCGCACCGACCGTCACCGGATCGCCCATGGGCAACGCGTGCTCGGTCATCGCCCGGCACGAGCCGACCGCCCGCGGCTACTACGCGGGCGTGTTCGCGCGCTTCACGCCGACGGCCCGTGGGTACGACGTCGACGCGCCGATCCTCATCCGCACGGCGTACCTGCGCGACGGACGTGTGAGCGTGCCGGTCGGTGCGACGCTCGTGCGTCACTCCGATCCCGTCGGCGAGGTCGCCGAGACGCGCGCGAAGGCGGCGGGCATGCTCACGGCGCTCGGCGCGATCCCGCGGGCGGAGCTCACGACCCGGCCCTCCCCGGCGGAGACGGGCCCGTCCGGCCCAGCGAGCTCAGCCGGCCCGGCCGTGACCGGCGACGCCGAGCCGCACGCCGACCTCCTCGCCGCCCGCAACGACCACCTCGCGGCGTTCTGGCGTGCACCGCAGCAGGCGCACGCGTCGCGCGGCGTCTCGGCGCTCGTCATCGACGCGAACGACGACTTCACGACGATGCTCGCCCACCAGCTGCGTCACCTCGGTCTCGACGTGCGGCTCGTGCCGTGGCACGAGGCGCCGGATGCGGCATCCGACGATCTCGTGGTGTTCGGTCCAGGCCCGGGCGACCCGCGCGACGCGGGCGACCCGCGCATCGCCCGCATGCGCGAGCTGATCGCCGCCCGCCTCGAGACGGGCCGGCCGCTGCTCGCGGTGTGCCTCAGCCACCAGGTGCTCGCCGACCTGGCCGGGCTGCCGCTGGCCCCGCTCGCGACCCCGCGCCAAGGCGTGCAGATCCCGGTCGACGTCTTCGGCGAGCGCGCCGCGATCGGCTTCTACAACACGTTCTCGGCACTCGCTCCCGACGGTTCGACGACTCCCGAGCTCGATCTCGAAGTGGCCGCGGATGCCGCGACGAACGTCGTGCATGCGCTGCGCGGGCCCGGCGTGGCATCCGTGCAGGGGCACCTCGAATCGGTGACCTCGCCCGACGGGCTCGCGCTGCTCGAGCGGCTCGTCGACGGCGTGCTGACACGGGCGGCGCTGGTGCCCTAG
- a CDS encoding putative protein N(5)-glutamine methyltransferase, producing MLVARLRAAGCVFAEDEAALLEAAIAERFGVGAAGAVGAIEGGSDAAVELERLVARRVVGDPLEQLLGWAEFGGIRVLLEPGVFVPRRRTELLAETAAGFAAEVATSDRPAVVVDLCCGAGAIGAVILDAAAPLELVAADVDPAAVRAARRNLESRGARVVEGDLFAPLPADLRGRVDVLAVNAPYVPTGEIAMMPPEARDHEALVALDGGGDGLDVHRRVAASARDWLAPGGRLLLETSRDQAAATEALVVAGGLATEVRRDDERGGTVVVGTRSASPDLG from the coding sequence ATGCTCGTCGCGCGGCTGCGCGCCGCGGGCTGCGTGTTCGCCGAAGACGAGGCGGCCCTGCTCGAAGCCGCGATCGCAGAGCGGTTCGGCGTCGGAGCTGCGGGAGCGGTCGGAGCCATCGAAGGCGGCTCGGATGCCGCGGTCGAACTCGAACGCCTCGTGGCCCGGCGCGTGGTCGGCGACCCGCTCGAGCAGCTGCTCGGCTGGGCGGAGTTCGGCGGCATCCGCGTGCTCCTCGAACCCGGCGTGTTCGTGCCGCGGCGGCGCACCGAGCTGCTCGCCGAGACGGCCGCGGGGTTCGCTGCGGAGGTCGCGACATCCGATCGGCCGGCCGTCGTCGTCGACCTCTGCTGCGGTGCGGGCGCGATCGGAGCCGTGATCTTGGATGCCGCGGCGCCGCTCGAGCTCGTCGCGGCCGACGTCGACCCGGCGGCCGTGCGCGCCGCCCGGCGCAACCTCGAATCCCGCGGCGCGCGCGTCGTCGAGGGCGACCTCTTCGCGCCGCTCCCGGCCGACCTCCGCGGACGCGTCGACGTGCTCGCCGTGAACGCGCCATACGTGCCGACGGGTGAGATCGCCATGATGCCGCCCGAGGCGCGCGACCACGAGGCGCTCGTCGCGCTCGACGGGGGAGGCGACGGCCTCGACGTGCACCGGCGCGTCGCGGCGTCCGCACGCGACTGGCTCGCGCCCGGCGGCCGGCTGCTCCTCGAGACCAGCCGCGACCAGGCCGCCGCCACCGAGGCGCTCGTCGTGGCGGGCGGCCTCGCGACCGAGGTCCGTCGCGATGACGAGCGCGGCGGCACCGTCGTCGTCGGCACCCGCTCCGCCTCGCCCGACCTCGGCTGA
- a CDS encoding phosphoribosyltransferase encodes MTQRVFEDRRDAGRRLAHLLEERGPWPGVVVLGLPRGGVPVAAPIAEALEAPLDVLVVRKLGLPHHEEVAMGAIGEQGVRVVNEQVLRFELVDDRSLAAVERRERAELEARIRRFRGDAPPVDLAGRTALLVDDGVATGATAKAASLVARALGAASVVLAVPVASPDAAIDLVAWPAVDELVCLATPAGFMAVGQSYLDFTQTTDAEVQALLAAHR; translated from the coding sequence ATGACGCAACGGGTGTTCGAGGATCGACGTGACGCGGGGCGCCGGCTGGCGCACCTGCTCGAGGAGCGCGGCCCGTGGCCGGGAGTCGTGGTGCTCGGACTGCCTCGCGGCGGCGTTCCGGTCGCAGCGCCGATCGCCGAGGCGCTCGAGGCGCCGCTCGACGTGCTCGTGGTGCGCAAGCTCGGCCTGCCGCATCACGAGGAGGTCGCCATGGGTGCGATCGGCGAGCAGGGCGTCCGCGTGGTCAACGAGCAGGTGCTGCGCTTCGAACTCGTCGACGACCGCAGTCTCGCGGCGGTCGAGCGGCGCGAGCGCGCCGAGCTCGAGGCGAGGATCCGGCGGTTCAGGGGTGACGCGCCCCCGGTCGACCTCGCCGGCCGCACGGCGCTGCTCGTCGACGACGGCGTAGCGACCGGGGCGACCGCGAAGGCGGCGAGCCTCGTGGCGCGAGCGCTCGGCGCGGCATCCGTGGTGCTCGCCGTGCCCGTCGCGTCGCCGGATGCCGCGATCGACCTCGTCGCGTGGCCGGCGGTCGACGAGCTCGTGTGCCTCGCGACGCCCGCGGGGTTCATGGCCGTCGGGCAGTCCTACCTCGACTTCACGCAGACGACGGATGCCGAGGTGCAGGCGCTGCTCGCCGCGCACCGGTGA